From a single Dysidea avara chromosome 14, odDysAvar1.4, whole genome shotgun sequence genomic region:
- the LOC136244825 gene encoding uncharacterized protein — protein MDQPAAQSVYQQSIDEPDAQSGYQQPETQSGYQRSVDQPRAQSGYQRNMDQPRAQSGYQQSMDQPAAQSVYQQSIDEPDAQSGYQQPETQSGYQRSVDQPRVQSGYQRSMDQPAAQSVYQQSIHEPDAQSGYQQPETQSGYQRSVDQPRAQSGYQRNMDQPRAQSGYQQSMDQPAAQSVYQQSIDEPDAQSGYQQPETQSGYQQPETQSGYQRSVDQPRAQSGYQRSKDQPGAHSGYQQILDQPEMQSGYQRSMDQPWAQSGYQQSMDQLRTQPGYQRSMNQLGAQSGYQQSIDQREAHSGYLQNVDQLGTQSGYQQSMNQPGVYSSASQRYVNLHGAFQSTYQKGANLLLPAVN, from the exons ATGGATCAACCAGCAGCTCAGTCAGTCTACCAGCAAAGTATAGATGAACCAGATGCCCAGTCAGGCTACCAGCAACCAGAGACTCAGTCAGGCTACCAGCGAAGTGTGGATCAACCAAGGGCTCAGTCAGGCTACCAGCGAAATATGGATCAACCAAGGGCTCAGTCAGGCTACCAGCAAAGTATGGATCAACCAGCAGCTCAGTCAGTCTACCAGCAAAGTATAGATGAACCAGATGCCCAGTCAGGCTACCAGCAACCAGAGACTCAGTCAGGCTACCAGCGAAGTGTGGATCAACCAAGGGTTCAGTCAGGCTACCAGCGAAGTATGGATCAACCAGCAGCTCAGTCAGTCTACCAGCAAAGTATACATGAACCAGATGCCCAGTCAGGCTACCAGCAACCAGAGACTCAGTCAGGCTACCAGCGAAGTGTGGATCAACCAAGGGCTCAGTCAGGCTACCAGCGAAATATGGATCAACCAAGGGCTCAGTCAGGCTACCAGCAAAGTATGGATCAACCAGCAGCTCAGTCAGTCTACCAGCAAAGTATAGATGAACCAGATGCCCAGTCAGGCTACCAGCAACCAGAGACTCAGTCAG GCTACCAGCAACCAGAGACTCAGTCAGGCTACCAACGAAGTGTAGATCAACCAAGGGCTCAGTCAGGCTACCAGCGAAGTAAGGATCAACCAGGGGCTCATTCAGGCTACCAGCAAATTTTGGATCAACCAGAGATGCAGTCTGGTTACCAGCGAAGTATGGATCAACCTTGGGCTCAGTCAGGCTACCAGCAAAGTATGGATCAACTAAGGACCCAGCCAGGTTATCAGCGAAGTATGAATCAATTAGGGGCTCAGTCAGGCTACCAACAAAGTATAGATCAACGAGAGGCCCATTCAGGCTACCTGCAAAATGTAGATCAGCTAGGAACCCAGTCAGGCTACCAGCAAAGTATGAATCAACCAGGGGTCTACTCATCAGCCTCCCAGCGATATGTGAATCTACATGGAGCCTTTCAATCAACCTATCAGAAAGGTGCAAATCTGCTTCTGCCAGCCGTCAACTAG
- the LOC136244824 gene encoding uncharacterized protein: MRKASQRAIETPAQRESRLAKQRERIARQRVSETQTQKFERLKSMRQREANNRASEAESEREHRLAVMREREVNQRASETENEREHKLAATREREANWRASETDNEREHRLAVMREREANQRASETENEKEYRVAATREREAIWRASETDHEREHRLAVMRERGYPMCQ; the protein is encoded by the coding sequence ATGCGGAAAGCTTCACAGAGAGCTATTGAGACACCAGCACAAAGAGAGAGTAGATTAGCCAAACAGCGTGAGAGAATTGCTAGACAGCGAGTTTCTGAAACACAAACTCAGAAATTTGAAAGGCTTAAAAGTATGCGACAAAGGGAGGCTAATAATCGTGCCAGTGAGGCAGAGAGTGAAAGGGAGCACAGACTGGCGGttatgagagagagagaggttAACCAACGTGCCAGTGAGACAGAGAATGAAAGGGAGCATAAACTGGCAGCTACGAGAGAGAGAGAAGCTAACTGGCGTGCTAGTGAGACAGACAATGAAAGAGAGCACAGACTGGCAGttatgagagagagagaggctaACCAACGTGCCAGTGAGACAGAGAATGAAAAGGAGTATAGAGTGGCAGCTACAAGAGAGAGAGAAGCTATCTGGCGAGCTAGTGAGACAGACCATGAAAGAGAGCACAGACTAGCAGTTATGAGAGAGAGAGGCTACCCAATGTGCCAGTGA